The window CAAAAACTCCCGAAACGACAAATATTTTATTTTCTAATTTGTTGGTTTGATTAGCTAATTTTTCAGCAGAAACTTCTAACTGCACACCAAAACTTCTTAGTTTTTCAATGGTATTTCTGTTTTCTTCCGAAGCAAAAAACAGCACAACACTTTCCGCTATTTTAATCCCTATTTCATCTACATTTACTAATTCTTCTTGTGTTGCATTAGCGATGGCATCTATACTTTTATAATGTTTTGCTAATTTTTTAGCAACCGTTTCACCTACATATCTAATTCCTAAAGCAAAAAGCACCCTTTCAAAAGGGATTTGCTTTGAAGCTTCCACGCCTTTTATTAAATTCTCAGCACTTTTTTCGGCCATTCTTTCTAAAGGCATCAACTGCTCTTTAGTTAACGTATACAAATCAGAATAATTGGTAATCAATCCTGCTTGCACTAAAAGTGCTACAGTTTCACCACCAAGACCTTCGATATCCATTGCTTTTCTAGAAATATAATGCTGAATTCTTCCAACAATTTGTGGGGTACAACCATAATAATTCGGACAAAAATGTTTTGCTTCTCCTTCATCTCTTTCTAAAAGCGTGTTGCATTCCGGACAGTGCGTTATGTATATGGTTGGTTGTGAATTTTCTGGTCGTTTGGTAAAATCTACGGCAATTATTTTAGGTATAATCTCCCCTCCTTTTTCTACAAACACCTCATCACCAACTCTAATATCTAACTTTTCAATTTGATCACTATTATGTAAAGAAGCTCTTTTTACTGTGGTTCCTGCTAGTTCTACAGGTTCTAAATTGGCAACTGGCGTTATCGCTCCCGTTCTTCCAACCTGATAAGAAATGCTGTTTAATCGCGTAGAAACGCGCTCTGCCTTAAACTTATACGCCATTGCCCAACGTGGTGCTTTGGCCGTATAACCCAATTCTTCTTGTTGCTGTAAATCATTTACCTTTACTACTACTCCATCTGTTTCGTAAGGCAAATTATGTCTTTCTTTGTCCCAATAATTTATAAACTCCAAAACTTCATCAATAGAGTTTACTAGTTTGGCTGCATCCGGAACTTTAAATCCCATCTGTCTCGCTTTTTCTAGACTTTCCATTTGTGTTGCAATCCCTAAATTTTCTCCTGTAATATTATACAACAAACATTCTAATGGTCGCTTTGCAACTTCTGCACTATCCTGAAGTTTTAAACTTCCAGATGCTGTGTTTCTCGGATTTCTATAAGGTTCTTCCCCAATATCTATACGCTCTTCGTTCATTTTATTAAACCCTTCAAAAGGCAAAACAATTTCGCCGCGTATATCAAATACAGGTGGGTAATCTCCTTTTAATTGTAATGGTACCGACTTTATTGTTTTAATATTTGCGGTTACTTCATCCCCTTGCATACCATCGCCACGAGTTACTGCGCGAAGCAAACTTCCGTTTTCATAGGTTAAACTTATGGATGCACCATCGTATTTTAACTCGCAGGTGTATTGAATTTCTCCATCCACCATCTTTTTAATTCTAGTTTCCCAGTCTTGTAAATCTTCTAAGGAATACGAATTATCTAAAGAATACATTCTGTGCGTATGTACAACGGTATTAAAATTTTTAGTTACTGTACCTCCTACGCGTAGGCTTGGTGAGTTTGCATCGTAAAATTCTGGATGCTTTTCTTCTAACGCCTGAAGTTCTTTTAATTTTATATCAAAATCGTAATCACTAATAGTCGCATTATCTAAAACGTAATAATTATAGTTGTGCTCACGAAGCTCGTTACGTAAGTTTTGTATGTATTCTTTTGTATTCATTTAATTCTTTTATCTCTTTCCCTAAAAAACCTTTCCGTAAACAGATAGATATAAGTATCTATTTTCTTAATCAAAATCTGAAATCAAAAATCTTTTATCAGCAATCGTTAATCTTCATTCCTTTTAACATTCTATCTTTTCTAAAAATGTCCTGCTTTAATTCTATATCTTCAAAACCATTCTCTTCTAATAAAGCTATCATTTCTTTACCAAGATACTCGTTTATTTCAAAATACAATTCTCCTTTCGGCTTCAAGGTATCCAAAGCAAATTTTGTTATTGCTTCATAAAATTGCAGCGGATTATTGTCTTCTACAAACAAGGCCAAATGTGGTTCGTTTTGCAAAACGTTAGGTTTCATTTCTTGTTTCTCTACGTTTCTAACGTATGGCGGATTCGATACAATGATGTCAAATTTTAAACTTGAAAATTTCAAACCCCAAGACTTTTCATTTAAAATATCCCCTTCTATAAACTCCACTTCCACATTATTTAATGCGGCGTTTTCATTTGCTTTTTCTATCGCTTTCGCGGAAACATCTAAGGCATAAACCTTCGCTTTCGGCAAGTTTTTAGCTAACGAAATAGCAATACAACCACTTCCTGTTCCAATATCTAGAATGGAAATAGTTTTCTCAAATGCACTCGAATTGACATCGTTTATAATAAGATCAACAAGCTCTTCTGTTTCTGGTCTTGGTATTAATGTATTTGCATTCACTTTAAAAGGCAATCCGTAAAACTCTGTTTCTCCTAAAATATACTGAATTGGTTCTTCTTCTTTCAGTCTTTGCAACGCATCGCGAATAGCACCTTCTTCTACTTTAGTAATGGTTTTACCTGGGACTAACGCTAGTTTTATTCTAGAAAAATCACAGAATGCTTCAATTAACAAATAGAAAAAACTATTTACTTCGTCTATACCATAAATGACATCTAGTTCTTTATGAAAGGTTTGTTGTATCTCTTTTAACTTCATTAATTCCATTATCATTATAGATTTTTCAGCATCCAAATACCACAAGCATTATGTCCTGTGTTTCCTAAAGGAGCTTCTAAATGCTTAAATCCGAAAGTTTCATAAATATGAATTGCCGCTTTTAGATTCGGAATCGTTTCTAAATAACATTGTTTATATCCAAACGCTTTCGCAGCTTCCATGCATTTTTCAAAAAGCGGTTTCCCTATTCCTTTTCCTCTTACTTCTGGAGCAAAATACATTTTCTGAATCTCGCATACTTCCGTTTCAAAATCTTTTAAAGGTTGTATTCCTGCACCTCCAAAAACCTTTCCGTCCAACTCCACCACATAATAAACCTCATTTTTATTTTGATAAGATTCAAACATTCTTGGTGTTTCGGCATCTTCATAAGCAGTACCAACCAAAGGGATTTCATATTCATGAAAACACCACCTAATAGCTGCTTCTATTTGTGCATTATCCTTTTGTTCAATTTCTCTTATAATGATATTGCTATTCCTCACTTTTTTAAATTTTGAACTCATTTAAACTTTTTTAATTGGCTACAAAATGTGATTTTTCACTCACTTTTCACCTTTTTATTACTCCATAGTGATACTATGCTGCTCAAAAAAGATTTCAATTGAGCAAAAAAAACTATTTTTCGCTACAATCTAAAAAGTTCACATGAGTTCATTATTTTTGCTGGT is drawn from Lacinutrix sp. WUR7 and contains these coding sequences:
- the ligA gene encoding NAD-dependent DNA ligase LigA, translated to MNTKEYIQNLRNELREHNYNYYVLDNATISDYDFDIKLKELQALEEKHPEFYDANSPSLRVGGTVTKNFNTVVHTHRMYSLDNSYSLEDLQDWETRIKKMVDGEIQYTCELKYDGASISLTYENGSLLRAVTRGDGMQGDEVTANIKTIKSVPLQLKGDYPPVFDIRGEIVLPFEGFNKMNEERIDIGEEPYRNPRNTASGSLKLQDSAEVAKRPLECLLYNITGENLGIATQMESLEKARQMGFKVPDAAKLVNSIDEVLEFINYWDKERHNLPYETDGVVVKVNDLQQQEELGYTAKAPRWAMAYKFKAERVSTRLNSISYQVGRTGAITPVANLEPVELAGTTVKRASLHNSDQIEKLDIRVGDEVFVEKGGEIIPKIIAVDFTKRPENSQPTIYITHCPECNTLLERDEGEAKHFCPNYYGCTPQIVGRIQHYISRKAMDIEGLGGETVALLVQAGLITNYSDLYTLTKEQLMPLERMAEKSAENLIKGVEASKQIPFERVLFALGIRYVGETVAKKLAKHYKSIDAIANATQEELVNVDEIGIKIAESVVLFFASEENRNTIEKLRSFGVQLEVSAEKLANQTNKLENKIFVVSGVFEVVSRTELKKLIEDNGGKVSSSISAKTSYIVAGDKMGPSKKEKAEKLGVSLISEQEFLQMLD
- the prmC gene encoding peptide chain release factor N(5)-glutamine methyltransferase, whose protein sequence is MKLKEIQQTFHKELDVIYGIDEVNSFFYLLIEAFCDFSRIKLALVPGKTITKVEEGAIRDALQRLKEEEPIQYILGETEFYGLPFKVNANTLIPRPETEELVDLIINDVNSSAFEKTISILDIGTGSGCIAISLAKNLPKAKVYALDVSAKAIEKANENAALNNVEVEFIEGDILNEKSWGLKFSSLKFDIIVSNPPYVRNVEKQEMKPNVLQNEPHLALFVEDNNPLQFYEAITKFALDTLKPKGELYFEINEYLGKEMIALLEENGFEDIELKQDIFRKDRMLKGMKINDC
- a CDS encoding GNAT family N-acetyltransferase; this translates as MSSKFKKVRNSNIIIREIEQKDNAQIEAAIRWCFHEYEIPLVGTAYEDAETPRMFESYQNKNEVYYVVELDGKVFGGAGIQPLKDFETEVCEIQKMYFAPEVRGKGIGKPLFEKCMEAAKAFGYKQCYLETIPNLKAAIHIYETFGFKHLEAPLGNTGHNACGIWMLKNL